The DNA window CATGAGGGTGAGTTAGTCGATCTATCCTGCTATCCAACCAAATACATATCAGCTAGCGAAGCTAAAATAAAAGAGTAAAAATGTTGCCAAATAAGGATTTCTTTAAAAAAACATAAATCAGGGTATCATAACTTTAGTTATAAAAAATCCATGTAACATGTGGCATCAAGTAGTACTGTACAATGCAGCAATGCATATGATTAACTGGGCAGCCTGGGTCCTGTGGATTTGACACTACCAATACGCATAATCCCTATCACCCACACAAGGCAGAGTTCAGTTCATCAATTCAATGCCTTCAATTGTGTAACACCAACACTGGCCAGCGAACAAATTTGTCAGTGCTGGACGCATCAATGAAGCAGATGATCCATGTCCTATTAATTGGCTGGCTTGTGTAGATAGTGCCTAGAACAGCAGTACAGACAAGATTTTGTGGGTTACCATCTTACATCTGAAATGACTGACAGCAAGTTATATATGGCATCACTCCACCTCTCCTTTAGATTTTCTACTTTTCTTATCTACCACATTAGTTTCCTTGGAGCAAGTTCTCATGGATTTGCTCCGAGATTCATCGAGTTTTGTTGTGTCCAAGAGCACATTACTATAAAAGCATATGTGGTTCAATTTAAACTTCCATTTCAAAATATTTGGATAGCACAAAAGCATCAGCAGGCACGAACAAATTCAGTGAAGGATACAGCTGTTGGTGctttgtatgtatgtgcatgcTTTTCTATGGTGTCATTAGAGCTAATCTTCTGAGCAAAGCCCTGTCATAGTGTCATACTTAGAGCCCTGGGGTACGATTAACAATGGGATATGGACAGAGTGTACGAAGAAGGCACATAACACGACAGTATTACAAGCACTGAGTTGTTGACAGGGAGGTATAACAGAGCAAAAGGGGGAAAGTAGGCAGTGCTAAACTATTAATCTGGACTCACATAGTCGTACATTTGCAAACAGTTTGCCAGTAGTGCTATAGAGGCAATATTACCTAATGATTATGATCTGATGGATAAAAGTCTCAAGAGTTGAACGAATTTACTAGAGCACATGCAGTCTCAAATTGATGAAGTGTTAGATTTTCTAAAGATTTAAAAAGGTTTTATCATGAACATAAAGCGCAGTTGTATATGTACCGAGAGTCATCCTATAATTCCTATTCAAGTACATATATATAGTAACTGAGATGAAAGCTAGCCATAAGTCAGTGCAACTAATCAGAAATTAGTTTCACCTGTGGATTCCCTCGACGCAATATCCTAGAAGGCGGACAAGATTCTTATGCCTGACATGTCCAATTGCCTCAACTTCAACCCTGAATTCCTTTTCTGCTTGACCCCTGCAGTGACACATCAAGCACTATGAATAGGCTGAGCCCATGAAAAAAGGGCAGAGCAATATTTCAAGTTCTATATGGAAGGTGTCCTTTTTAGGCAAAAATAAGATTCAGAGGTCCGTACATGTTATTAAGAAGCTTTTTTATTGCAACGTCAGTTCCATTTATGAGTCGGCCACGGTAAACTACTCCATATCCACCTTCTCCAATGACATTCTCCTTAGAAAACCGATTCGTCGCATGCTCCAAATCCCTCAAAGTAAACCAATGACCCCAACCCAGATGTGAAAACTCCGGGAGGCCAACCAACGGAGATGCAGTGACAGTTGCGTACTGAGAATACTGCCTCCTAGGATTGCCTGAGCTGCCCTCGTCGCCAGAATACGAACTACCAGCTCTTTCACACTGGTACGCGGAGCTGCATTGGCTCAGATTATCAGCATCGCTCGACTTGCTCCTAACCAAGTGCGCCAACATTTTCCCCGAATCCTTTTCGTAGTGCTTCTCCTGCACGGCCAGCGCTTGGCTTTCTTGCACTTGGAAGCTTTGAACAACAGCATGCTCACGCACTTCATCTACCGCAATCTCCTTGGAGACATCCGGAATCTGAGACACCGGAATCTTATCGAATGACTTGCTCGGCTTCCTCCGGTATACGGCCCAGAAGCACATGAGGCCTAGGATAAACAAGATTACCACCCAGATACAAATGCCAATCACAATCCATAGCCTCAGGCCGAAAGGGGGCGTCCTGGAAGATAGCTCTGCCCTCAGGATTTCGCCAGTGGACATCTTTATTCCTCAGCAACCTACACGCCAGCATCAGTAATGCGATGTTAGCTCAGCACTTAACCAAATAAAGCAATGAAGAAATGCCCCAAGTATGGTCAGAACCAGGGTAATTTCTGGACAAAAAAAAATCGAAGCTTGTAGGTATTACTTGCAATCGggtcagatccgaatacaaatagCTCGCATTAAGGTTTGAGGCGCTTGATTTCGCACAGAACGAAGCGAAGGGAAGGCGCCCGCATACCTGGTggatgctcgtcgccggcgaaggGCGCGACGAAGACCTGGGCGAAGGGCGGCGCGCTCGCCCagtccgccgccgccaggaaaGGAAGCCCACTAGAGAAGAGAGTGAGAGTGAGCGGAAGAAAGGGGTAAAAAGGGGGAGGAGGGGTGAACGCGGACAGAACAGAAGCCCACTATCCTCTGCCGTTACCAGGTGATGGCAAGGTGTGACGTTCTCCCAATCTAGGCCATCCACATCTAAATCAATGGCTACAGGTAGGAGCCCGTTAGCCGTCAAACTTGTTGAGCTTTTTCTTCAAACCTCCTGCAATCCAGGCGACTGAAAATGAGTTGCTTTCTCATATGATCAAACTTAATTGATCTTTCCTTCCAGGTTTTCTATAGGGTATAGTGCATGTGATTGAAACTGAAATGTTACccgaaaaaaaaaagatagacATGATTGTGCACAGTTTTCTTCTTTAGTGATATTGTTTTTTCCCGGCTTAGAAGAGGTTATTTTGTGCCAAACCGGCTTGATGGTAGGTCAGCGAGGTGGCCACTACATCGCTAGCTACGGGTGCTGAAGGATTATTGTCAGGTGGGAGGAGTTGAGGAGGGGGCATAGCAATGTAATAGTGTATGTGCGTCTAACAAATAGTACGTTGCCAAATAAGGTAAGCGATAAGAAAGAAATCAAACAACATATCTTAAGGAAAAATAAACCACTTTGGTTAAAAAGAATCTACCAATAAGTCACACTATGGCACCTTTAGTAACTTCTAAGTCGAGGCAATACTATACTTTAatgtgaaaaaaaaagaaagtagGGGTTGTTTTGGCTCAGTCCTCTATTTTATCAATATGAGAAGAGATGAGATGGAGAGAAGGGGGCAGCCAACCCCAAGGAGAGGAAGGTAATGCGGGGATCCGCGGGCGAAAAGAAGGAGAGAAGGTAGAAATCCTACTATGGCCCTGTTTAGTTCCCAccccgtaaacgcaaaaaaatCGTAACGCAAAATTTAcgaaggaatcttgctaatttgaagtactaaatgaagtctatttacaaaactttttgcatggatgggctgtaaatcgcgagacgaatctaatgagcctacttaatccatgatttgcaacagtgatgctacagtaaccatccgctaattattgcttaatcgtggattaattagcatcattagattcgtctcgcgatttacaacccatctgtgcaaaaagttttgtaaatagacttcatttagtacttcaaattggcaagattctTTTGAAAAAAACTTTTTTATCTTTACGCTTAGGATCTAAACACGGCCTATGAAAAGGAGGCAAAGGTATATTGTTGTATCGATTGAACAGAGAGGGAGGAAATACAACAATACTATTGTATAAGGAAATATGGATGGCCGGCATATCTGTTAGCAATTAGCAGTATGAATGATTTTTCTCAAAAGTCCATTTGATTGTAAGTGTTAGTCTCTATTTGCGACATATACTTTTTAAGGGTACAATATTAGCATATTATATATAGAACCAAAATATTTTGCAGCTGCATTT is part of the Panicum hallii strain FIL2 chromosome 2, PHallii_v3.1, whole genome shotgun sequence genome and encodes:
- the LOC112883401 gene encoding probable receptor-like protein kinase At2g42960, producing the protein MSTGEILRAELSSRTPPFGLRLWIVIGICIWVVILFILGLMCFWAVYRRKPSKSFDKIPVSQIPDVSKEIAVDEVREHAVVQSFQVQESQALAVQEKHYEKDSGKMLAHLVRSKSSDADNLSQCSSAYQCERAGSSYSGDEGSSGNPRRQYSQYATVTASPLVGLPEFSHLGWGHWFTLRDLEHATNRFSKENVIGEGGYGVVYRGRLINGTDVAIKKLLNNMGQAEKEFRVEVEAIGHVRHKNLVRLLGYCVEGIHRMLVYEYVNNGNLEQWLHGAMRQHGVLTWEARMKVVLGIAKALAYLHEAIEPKVVHRDIKSSNILIDEEFNGKLSDFGLAKLLGAGKSHITTRVMGTFGYVAPEYANTGLLNERSDVYSFGVLLLEAVTGRDPVDYGRPANEVHLVEWLKMMVGTRRAEEVVDPDMELKPTTRALKRALLVALRCVDPDAEKRPTMGQVVRMLEAEGVPSREDRRSRRGHSSNADSESKASSSEFEISSDRRESGLSARFQSNS